The following proteins are co-located in the Phoenix dactylifera cultivar Barhee BC4 unplaced genomic scaffold, palm_55x_up_171113_PBpolish2nd_filt_p 000164F, whole genome shotgun sequence genome:
- the LOC103722450 gene encoding flowering time control protein FY-like isoform X1: MMYGEQQPVGDFPRGPSMRQPSASSTNLVPEYQRPPPPYEAHGDSFAAKRMRKLVQRRAVDYTSTVVRYMQVRMWQQDVGDITVLQPTPAAVLDMLPTVAYADNPSTSFAAKFVHASTNKNRCSINRVLWTPTGRRLITGSQSGEFTLWNGQSFNFEMILQAHEQAIRSMVWSHNENWMVTGDDGGSIKYWQNNMNNVKVNKSAHKESVRDLSFSKTDLKFCSCSDDTTVKVWDFARCQEERSLTGHGWDVKSVDWHPTKSLVVSGGKDNLVKLWDAKTGRELCSFHGHKNTVLCVKWNQNGNWVLTASKDQIIKLYDIRSMKEVASFRGHCKDVTALAWHPSHEEYFVSGSFDGSIFHWLVGHETTQIEIPGAHDNSVWDLAWHPMGYLLCSGGNDHTTKFWCRNRPADTSRDKCSIGHQGYGDQNSLLAGRIASGFPVPEPPPTPGSFAAGLSRTEGTIPGIGVAMPLSVPSLDGSDQEQRQPIPGILPSGAPPLGPHPSLLASGQQQAFQQIPQQVPPQQQQHMTFSQQMVSLPLPPNLAQLQPPSHLPLLQHPHGPHPSHLQLPPLGISPFIPSSVPGSMSMPSSMAPSIPPPLPNPMVVQGSGNQMISPMPQAQMMGLTQMHSGPVTTSNIPPIGGFANGITNIQGATNAGGLQNLPLGAMFNRPQGGQIGAVRGLNAYQPGMMDVRLHGMALGGNMGLPPPPPPPLPHGSAPQ; the protein is encoded by the exons GTTCGTATGTGGCAGCAGGATGTTGGGGACATAACTGTGTTGCAACCTACTCCAGCTGCGGTCCTAGAT ATGTTACCAACAGTTGCATATGCTGATAATCCATCAACAAGCTTTGCTGCAAAATTTGTTCACGCCTCTACAAACAAAAATAGATGTTCAATTAATCGGGTATTG TGGACCCCTACAGGGCGGCGTCTTATAACTGGGTCACAAAGTGGCGAATTTACTCTTTGGAATggacaatcttttaattttgaaatgatTCTTCAG GCTCATGAACAAGCTATTAGGTCCATGGTTTGGAGTCACAATGAGAATTGGATGGTCACTGGTGATGATGGGGGTTCAATCAA GTATTGGCAAAATAACATGAACAACGTAAAGGTAAATAAATCTGCTCATAAAGAATCAGTCCGAGACTTAAG TTTTTCTAAAACAGATTTGAAGTTCTGTTCCTGCTCCGATGACACTACTGTCAAAGTCTGGGATTTTGCACGGTGCCAAGAGGAAAGATCCTTAACTG GCCATGGTTGGGATGTCAAGAGTGTTGATTGGCACCCAACAAAATCATTAGTGGTTTCAG GTGGCAAAGACAATCTTGTGAAACTATGGGATGCAAAAACAGGAAGAGAGCTCTGTTCATT TCATGGTCACAAAAACACTGTACTTTGTGTCAAATGGAATCAAAATGGTAATTGGGTGCTGACTGCTTCTAAGGATCAGATAATTAAG CTTTATGATATTAGATCCATGAAAGAGGTTGCATCATTTCGTGGACATTGCAAAGATGTGACTG CTCTGGCTTGGCACCCATCTCACGAAGAATACTTTGTCAGTGGGAGTTTTGATGGGTCCATCTTTCATTGGCTTGTTGG GCATGAGACGACTCAGATTGAAATACCTGGTGCACATGATAACAGTGTTTGGGATCTAGCTTGGCATCCCATGGGCTATTTACTTTGCAG TGGTGGCAATGATCACACGACAAAGTTTTGGTGCAGAAACAGGCCTGCAGatactagccgtgataaatgcaGTATTGGTCATCAAG GTTATGGTGATCAAAACTCTCTCCTTGCTGGTCGTATAGCAAGTGGTTTCCCAGTGCCAGAGCCTCCGCCAACTCCAGGATCATTTGCTGCTGGATTGTCACGAACTGAAGGAACTATTCCTGGTATTGGAGTTGCAATGCCACTATCTGTTCCATCTCTTGATGGGTCAGATCAAGAACAGAGGCAGCCTATTCCAGGTATTCTTCCTAGTGGTGCACCTCCTCTAGGTCCCCATCCATCTCTTTTGGCATCCGGACAGCAGCAAGCATTTCAGCAAATTCCCCAGCAAGTCCCACCTCAACAGCAGCAACATATGACATTTTCACAGCAAATGGTTTCACTGCCACTTCCTCCAAATCTGGCTCAGCTACAACCTCCATCACATTTGCCGCTTCTTCAGCATCCTCATGGACCTCACCCTTCACATCTGCAGCTGCCACCTCTTGGAATTTCCCCATTTATTCCCTCTTCGGTGCCAGGCTCCAtgtccatgccttcatcaaTGGCTCCATCCATTCCCCCGCCTTTGCCTAATCCAATG GTGGTGCAAGGTTCAGGAAATCAGATGATCTCTCCAATGCCACAAGCACAAATGATGGGCCTTACTCAGATGCACTCAGGGCCTGTTACCACCAGCAATATCCCTCCCATAGGGGGTTTTGCAAATGGGATCACAAATATTCAGGGTGCAACGAATGCAGGTGGACTGCAAAATCTTCCACTTGGTGCTATGTTTAACCGGCCACAAGGTGGGCAAATAGGGGCAGTTCGGGGACTAAATGCTTATCAG CCTGGAATGATGGATGTTCGGCTCCATGGCATGGCTCTAGGAGGCAATATGGGGCttccgccgccaccgccgccgccactGCCTCATGGTTCTGCGCCCCAATAG
- the LOC103722450 gene encoding flowering time control protein FY-like isoform X3 has product MWQQDVGDITVLQPTPAAVLDMLPTVAYADNPSTSFAAKFVHASTNKNRCSINRVLWTPTGRRLITGSQSGEFTLWNGQSFNFEMILQAHEQAIRSMVWSHNENWMVTGDDGGSIKYWQNNMNNVKVNKSAHKESVRDLSFSKTDLKFCSCSDDTTVKVWDFARCQEERSLTGHGWDVKSVDWHPTKSLVVSGGKDNLVKLWDAKTGRELCSFHGHKNTVLCVKWNQNGNWVLTASKDQIIKLYDIRSMKEVASFRGHCKDVTALAWHPSHEEYFVSGSFDGSIFHWLVGHETTQIEIPGAHDNSVWDLAWHPMGYLLCSGGNDHTTKFWCRNRPADTSRDKCSIGHQGYGDQNSLLAGRIASGFPVPEPPPTPGSFAAGLSRTEGTIPGIGVAMPLSVPSLDGSDQEQRQPIPGILPSGAPPLGPHPSLLASGQQQAFQQIPQQVPPQQQQHMTFSQQMVSLPLPPNLAQLQPPSHLPLLQHPHGPHPSHLQLPPLGISPFIPSSVPGSMSMPSSMAPSIPPPLPNPMVVQGSGNQMISPMPQAQMMGLTQMHSGPVTTSNIPPIGGFANGITNIQGATNAGGLQNLPLGAMFNRPQGGQIGAVRGLNAYQPGMMDVRLHGMALGGNMGLPPPPPPPLPHGSAPQ; this is encoded by the exons ATGTGGCAGCAGGATGTTGGGGACATAACTGTGTTGCAACCTACTCCAGCTGCGGTCCTAGAT ATGTTACCAACAGTTGCATATGCTGATAATCCATCAACAAGCTTTGCTGCAAAATTTGTTCACGCCTCTACAAACAAAAATAGATGTTCAATTAATCGGGTATTG TGGACCCCTACAGGGCGGCGTCTTATAACTGGGTCACAAAGTGGCGAATTTACTCTTTGGAATggacaatcttttaattttgaaatgatTCTTCAG GCTCATGAACAAGCTATTAGGTCCATGGTTTGGAGTCACAATGAGAATTGGATGGTCACTGGTGATGATGGGGGTTCAATCAA GTATTGGCAAAATAACATGAACAACGTAAAGGTAAATAAATCTGCTCATAAAGAATCAGTCCGAGACTTAAG TTTTTCTAAAACAGATTTGAAGTTCTGTTCCTGCTCCGATGACACTACTGTCAAAGTCTGGGATTTTGCACGGTGCCAAGAGGAAAGATCCTTAACTG GCCATGGTTGGGATGTCAAGAGTGTTGATTGGCACCCAACAAAATCATTAGTGGTTTCAG GTGGCAAAGACAATCTTGTGAAACTATGGGATGCAAAAACAGGAAGAGAGCTCTGTTCATT TCATGGTCACAAAAACACTGTACTTTGTGTCAAATGGAATCAAAATGGTAATTGGGTGCTGACTGCTTCTAAGGATCAGATAATTAAG CTTTATGATATTAGATCCATGAAAGAGGTTGCATCATTTCGTGGACATTGCAAAGATGTGACTG CTCTGGCTTGGCACCCATCTCACGAAGAATACTTTGTCAGTGGGAGTTTTGATGGGTCCATCTTTCATTGGCTTGTTGG GCATGAGACGACTCAGATTGAAATACCTGGTGCACATGATAACAGTGTTTGGGATCTAGCTTGGCATCCCATGGGCTATTTACTTTGCAG TGGTGGCAATGATCACACGACAAAGTTTTGGTGCAGAAACAGGCCTGCAGatactagccgtgataaatgcaGTATTGGTCATCAAG GTTATGGTGATCAAAACTCTCTCCTTGCTGGTCGTATAGCAAGTGGTTTCCCAGTGCCAGAGCCTCCGCCAACTCCAGGATCATTTGCTGCTGGATTGTCACGAACTGAAGGAACTATTCCTGGTATTGGAGTTGCAATGCCACTATCTGTTCCATCTCTTGATGGGTCAGATCAAGAACAGAGGCAGCCTATTCCAGGTATTCTTCCTAGTGGTGCACCTCCTCTAGGTCCCCATCCATCTCTTTTGGCATCCGGACAGCAGCAAGCATTTCAGCAAATTCCCCAGCAAGTCCCACCTCAACAGCAGCAACATATGACATTTTCACAGCAAATGGTTTCACTGCCACTTCCTCCAAATCTGGCTCAGCTACAACCTCCATCACATTTGCCGCTTCTTCAGCATCCTCATGGACCTCACCCTTCACATCTGCAGCTGCCACCTCTTGGAATTTCCCCATTTATTCCCTCTTCGGTGCCAGGCTCCAtgtccatgccttcatcaaTGGCTCCATCCATTCCCCCGCCTTTGCCTAATCCAATG GTGGTGCAAGGTTCAGGAAATCAGATGATCTCTCCAATGCCACAAGCACAAATGATGGGCCTTACTCAGATGCACTCAGGGCCTGTTACCACCAGCAATATCCCTCCCATAGGGGGTTTTGCAAATGGGATCACAAATATTCAGGGTGCAACGAATGCAGGTGGACTGCAAAATCTTCCACTTGGTGCTATGTTTAACCGGCCACAAGGTGGGCAAATAGGGGCAGTTCGGGGACTAAATGCTTATCAG CCTGGAATGATGGATGTTCGGCTCCATGGCATGGCTCTAGGAGGCAATATGGGGCttccgccgccaccgccgccgccactGCCTCATGGTTCTGCGCCCCAATAG
- the LOC103722450 gene encoding flowering time control protein FY-like isoform X2 has translation METVLLLKGCESLFNGEPWTIRAQLFDICRANYWSAFALQTKLKVRMWQQDVGDITVLQPTPAAVLDMLPTVAYADNPSTSFAAKFVHASTNKNRCSINRVLWTPTGRRLITGSQSGEFTLWNGQSFNFEMILQAHEQAIRSMVWSHNENWMVTGDDGGSIKYWQNNMNNVKVNKSAHKESVRDLSFSKTDLKFCSCSDDTTVKVWDFARCQEERSLTGHGWDVKSVDWHPTKSLVVSGGKDNLVKLWDAKTGRELCSFHGHKNTVLCVKWNQNGNWVLTASKDQIIKLYDIRSMKEVASFRGHCKDVTALAWHPSHEEYFVSGSFDGSIFHWLVGHETTQIEIPGAHDNSVWDLAWHPMGYLLCSGGNDHTTKFWCRNRPADTSRDKCSIGHQGYGDQNSLLAGRIASGFPVPEPPPTPGSFAAGLSRTEGTIPGIGVAMPLSVPSLDGSDQEQRQPIPGILPSGAPPLGPHPSLLASGQQQAFQQIPQQVPPQQQQHMTFSQQMVSLPLPPNLAQLQPPSHLPLLQHPHGPHPSHLQLPPLGISPFIPSSVPGSMSMPSSMAPSIPPPLPNPMVVQGSGNQMISPMPQAQMMGLTQMHSGPVTTSNIPPIGGFANGITNIQGATNAGGLQNLPLGAMFNRPQGGQIGAVRGLNAYQPGMMDVRLHGMALGGNMGLPPPPPPPLPHGSAPQ, from the exons GGCGAACTATTGGTCTGCTTTTGCCTTACAAACAAAACTGAAG GTTCGTATGTGGCAGCAGGATGTTGGGGACATAACTGTGTTGCAACCTACTCCAGCTGCGGTCCTAGAT ATGTTACCAACAGTTGCATATGCTGATAATCCATCAACAAGCTTTGCTGCAAAATTTGTTCACGCCTCTACAAACAAAAATAGATGTTCAATTAATCGGGTATTG TGGACCCCTACAGGGCGGCGTCTTATAACTGGGTCACAAAGTGGCGAATTTACTCTTTGGAATggacaatcttttaattttgaaatgatTCTTCAG GCTCATGAACAAGCTATTAGGTCCATGGTTTGGAGTCACAATGAGAATTGGATGGTCACTGGTGATGATGGGGGTTCAATCAA GTATTGGCAAAATAACATGAACAACGTAAAGGTAAATAAATCTGCTCATAAAGAATCAGTCCGAGACTTAAG TTTTTCTAAAACAGATTTGAAGTTCTGTTCCTGCTCCGATGACACTACTGTCAAAGTCTGGGATTTTGCACGGTGCCAAGAGGAAAGATCCTTAACTG GCCATGGTTGGGATGTCAAGAGTGTTGATTGGCACCCAACAAAATCATTAGTGGTTTCAG GTGGCAAAGACAATCTTGTGAAACTATGGGATGCAAAAACAGGAAGAGAGCTCTGTTCATT TCATGGTCACAAAAACACTGTACTTTGTGTCAAATGGAATCAAAATGGTAATTGGGTGCTGACTGCTTCTAAGGATCAGATAATTAAG CTTTATGATATTAGATCCATGAAAGAGGTTGCATCATTTCGTGGACATTGCAAAGATGTGACTG CTCTGGCTTGGCACCCATCTCACGAAGAATACTTTGTCAGTGGGAGTTTTGATGGGTCCATCTTTCATTGGCTTGTTGG GCATGAGACGACTCAGATTGAAATACCTGGTGCACATGATAACAGTGTTTGGGATCTAGCTTGGCATCCCATGGGCTATTTACTTTGCAG TGGTGGCAATGATCACACGACAAAGTTTTGGTGCAGAAACAGGCCTGCAGatactagccgtgataaatgcaGTATTGGTCATCAAG GTTATGGTGATCAAAACTCTCTCCTTGCTGGTCGTATAGCAAGTGGTTTCCCAGTGCCAGAGCCTCCGCCAACTCCAGGATCATTTGCTGCTGGATTGTCACGAACTGAAGGAACTATTCCTGGTATTGGAGTTGCAATGCCACTATCTGTTCCATCTCTTGATGGGTCAGATCAAGAACAGAGGCAGCCTATTCCAGGTATTCTTCCTAGTGGTGCACCTCCTCTAGGTCCCCATCCATCTCTTTTGGCATCCGGACAGCAGCAAGCATTTCAGCAAATTCCCCAGCAAGTCCCACCTCAACAGCAGCAACATATGACATTTTCACAGCAAATGGTTTCACTGCCACTTCCTCCAAATCTGGCTCAGCTACAACCTCCATCACATTTGCCGCTTCTTCAGCATCCTCATGGACCTCACCCTTCACATCTGCAGCTGCCACCTCTTGGAATTTCCCCATTTATTCCCTCTTCGGTGCCAGGCTCCAtgtccatgccttcatcaaTGGCTCCATCCATTCCCCCGCCTTTGCCTAATCCAATG GTGGTGCAAGGTTCAGGAAATCAGATGATCTCTCCAATGCCACAAGCACAAATGATGGGCCTTACTCAGATGCACTCAGGGCCTGTTACCACCAGCAATATCCCTCCCATAGGGGGTTTTGCAAATGGGATCACAAATATTCAGGGTGCAACGAATGCAGGTGGACTGCAAAATCTTCCACTTGGTGCTATGTTTAACCGGCCACAAGGTGGGCAAATAGGGGCAGTTCGGGGACTAAATGCTTATCAG CCTGGAATGATGGATGTTCGGCTCCATGGCATGGCTCTAGGAGGCAATATGGGGCttccgccgccaccgccgccgccactGCCTCATGGTTCTGCGCCCCAATAG